The following proteins come from a genomic window of Gossypium raimondii isolate GPD5lz chromosome 5, ASM2569854v1, whole genome shotgun sequence:
- the LOC105766470 gene encoding protein DETOXIFICATION 18-like produces the protein MAVSLKLSILLALTVVVALAFGHNIWAAFFTNTASIINQFASITPFLLISITIDSFQGILSGVARGSGWQVLAAWANLGTFYLIGMPVAGLLAFKFNLYAKGHGNGVRRACCRYCILSRNSCLYRAAIESRASSSSGEDTEEGS, from the exons ATGGCTGTGTCACTCAAGCTTTCAATCCTTCTCGCTCTAACAGTGGTTGTTGCATTAGCATTTGGGCATAACATATGGGCTGCTTTCTTCACCAACACTGCTTCCATTATTAACCAATTTGCTTCAATCACACCCTTCCTTTTAATCTCCATTACCATCGATTCTTTTCAAGGCATCTTATCAG GGGTGGCCAGAGGAAGCGGATGGCAGGTGTTGGCTGCGTGGGCCAACTTGGGgaccttttatttaattggaatGCCAGTTGCAGGGCTTCttgcttttaaatttaatctttatgcTAAG GGACATGGCAATGGAGTACGTAGAGCCTGTTGTCGGTATTGCATATTGTCTCGGAACTCCTGTTT ATATAGAGCTGCAATTGAAAGCAGAGCTTCTTCGTCCTCTGGGGAAGATACCGAAGAAGGGAGTTGA